One genomic window of Bradyrhizobium sp. B124 includes the following:
- a CDS encoding pilus assembly protein N-terminal domain-containing protein translates to MSFQSQRIRAVTRIGFISMAAAMLLGPALATAAPDPDRIAVNVDQAKLVRLPGGIATIVVGNPLIADVTLQNGGVVVVTGKGYGATNFIALDRSGQVLVDRQIQVEGPSDQLVTVYRGIDRETYSCMPVCQRRITLGDGDAYFKTTMEQAGTLNNQASGSGGGAKPQN, encoded by the coding sequence ATGTCGTTTCAGTCCCAGCGTATTCGCGCCGTCACGCGCATTGGTTTCATCTCGATGGCCGCAGCCATGCTGCTGGGGCCCGCACTCGCAACGGCAGCGCCGGATCCCGATCGGATCGCGGTCAACGTCGATCAGGCCAAGCTCGTCAGGCTGCCCGGCGGCATCGCCACGATCGTGGTCGGTAATCCCCTGATCGCCGACGTCACCCTGCAGAATGGCGGGGTTGTCGTGGTCACCGGCAAGGGTTATGGCGCGACCAATTTCATCGCACTCGACCGCTCCGGCCAGGTGCTGGTGGATCGCCAGATCCAGGTCGAAGGTCCGTCCGACCAGCTGGTCACCGTCTATCGCGGCATCGATCGCGAGACCTATAGCTGCATGCCGGTTTGTCAGCGCCGCATCACCCTCGGCGACGGCGACGCCTATTTCAAGACGACGATGGAACAGGCCGGTACGCTCAACAATCAGGCCTCCGGCTCGGGCGGCGGCGCGAAGCCGCAGAACTGA
- a CDS encoding DEAD/DEAH box helicase — MTSFQDFGLADPIARALREENYLTPTPIQAQTIPLALAGRDVVGIAQTGTGKTASFALPILHRLLENRIRPQPKSCRVLVLSPTRELSGQILDSFNTYGRHVRLSSTLAIGGVPMGRQVRSLMQGVEVLVATPGRLLDLVQSNGLKLNQVEFLVLDEADRMLDMGFINDIRKIVAKLPIRRQTLFFSATMPKDIAELAEAMLRDPARVAVTPVASTVDRIAQRAIQVDFAAKPTVLAQLLKQEQVNRALVFTRTKHGADKVVKSLAKAGIEANAIHGNKSQNHRERTLAAFRSGEIRTLVATDIAARGIDVDGVSHVVNFDLPNIPETYVHRIGRTARAGADGIAISLVAGAEEMGYLRDIERLIRITVPREDRRTQGSREAAAPAQAPHPHRGGRSAPRAHNVRGNEPAPSAKGPRRRRRGGGNNGAPQTSRGESPRPSQAGSSEGIQGVAFLHRESRPNPQPNRNNRPKH, encoded by the coding sequence CCATCGCCCGCGCGCTTCGAGAAGAAAACTATCTCACGCCAACCCCCATCCAAGCCCAGACCATCCCGCTCGCACTCGCCGGCCGCGACGTCGTCGGCATCGCCCAGACCGGAACCGGCAAGACCGCGTCCTTCGCGCTGCCGATCCTGCACCGGCTGCTCGAGAACCGCATCCGCCCGCAGCCCAAGAGCTGCCGCGTGCTGGTGCTCTCGCCGACCCGCGAACTGTCCGGGCAGATCCTCGACAGCTTCAACACCTATGGCCGCCACGTCCGGCTGTCCTCGACCCTCGCCATCGGCGGCGTGCCGATGGGCCGCCAGGTCCGTTCCCTGATGCAGGGCGTCGAGGTGCTGGTCGCCACCCCCGGCCGTCTGCTCGACCTCGTGCAGAGCAACGGGCTGAAGCTCAACCAGGTCGAGTTCCTGGTGCTCGATGAAGCCGACCGCATGCTCGACATGGGCTTCATCAACGACATCCGCAAAATCGTCGCCAAGTTGCCGATCCGGCGGCAGACTCTGTTCTTCTCGGCCACCATGCCCAAGGACATCGCCGAGCTCGCCGAGGCGATGCTGCGCGACCCCGCCCGCGTGGCGGTGACGCCGGTGGCCTCGACGGTGGATCGCATCGCCCAGCGGGCGATCCAGGTCGATTTCGCGGCCAAGCCGACGGTTCTCGCCCAGCTCCTGAAGCAGGAGCAGGTCAATCGTGCCCTGGTGTTTACCCGCACCAAGCACGGCGCCGACAAGGTGGTGAAGAGCCTTGCCAAGGCCGGCATCGAGGCCAATGCGATCCACGGCAACAAGTCGCAGAACCACCGCGAGCGCACGCTGGCGGCATTCCGCTCCGGCGAGATCCGCACGCTGGTGGCGACCGACATCGCCGCCCGCGGCATCGACGTCGACGGCGTCAGCCATGTCGTGAACTTTGACCTGCCCAACATCCCGGAAACCTACGTCCACCGCATCGGCCGCACCGCGCGGGCCGGCGCCGACGGCATCGCGATCTCGCTGGTCGCCGGTGCCGAGGAGATGGGCTATCTGCGCGATATCGAGCGGCTGATCCGGATTACCGTGCCGCGGGAAGACCGCCGTACGCAGGGCAGCCGCGAGGCCGCCGCGCCGGCGCAGGCCCCCCACCCGCATCGGGGCGGCCGCTCTGCGCCGCGCGCGCATAATGTCCGTGGGAATGAGCCCGCTCCGAGTGCAAAAGGGCCTCGCCGCCGCCGCCGCGGAGGTGGTAATAATGGCGCGCCGCAGACGAGCCGGGGCGAGTCGCCGCGTCCGTCGCAGGCCGGCAGCAGCGAAGGCATTCAGGGCGTCGCCTTCTTGCATCGCGAGAGCCGGCCGAATCCGCAACCCAACCGCAACAACCGACCGAAGCACTAG
- a CDS encoding TadE/TadG family type IV pilus assembly protein yields MLMSKVVKTLSAALLRSVAALARDRRGLAAVEFAFVMPLMLVMFFGTVEFSSGVAVDRKVTLMARAASDLTSQATQVVDTDLQNFFSASVGIMTPYDPSPTKVTLSEIYVDNSNIAHIQWSKAGVMSAGATQATLTASTRSQGDIVTSVVPSALLVAGTYLIFSEVSYKYVPTIGYVMAKTGINLADVAFTRPRQSVCVFYAPTSATMPTTCSTY; encoded by the coding sequence ATGCTCATGAGCAAGGTCGTGAAAACCCTGTCTGCGGCCTTGCTGCGCTCAGTTGCTGCTCTCGCGCGTGACCGCCGGGGCCTCGCCGCCGTCGAGTTCGCTTTCGTCATGCCGCTGATGCTGGTGATGTTCTTCGGCACCGTTGAATTTTCATCCGGTGTCGCGGTCGACCGCAAGGTAACGCTGATGGCGCGCGCCGCGTCAGATCTCACCTCGCAGGCGACGCAGGTGGTGGATACCGACCTGCAAAATTTCTTCAGCGCCAGCGTCGGCATCATGACGCCCTACGATCCGTCACCGACCAAGGTCACGCTGTCGGAAATCTACGTCGATAACTCCAACATCGCGCACATACAGTGGAGCAAGGCGGGGGTGATGAGTGCGGGTGCCACGCAGGCGACGCTGACGGCCTCGACGCGCAGCCAAGGTGACATCGTGACAAGCGTCGTTCCGTCGGCGCTGCTGGTTGCAGGCACCTATCTGATCTTCAGCGAAGTGAGCTACAAATACGTTCCGACGATCGGCTATGTGATGGCCAAGACCGGCATCAATCTCGCCGACGTTGCCTTCACGCGGCCGCGGCAGTCGGTTTGCGTGTTCTATGCCCCGACCTCCGCCACCATGCCGACGACCTGCTCGACTTACTAG
- the infA gene encoding translation initiation factor IF-1: protein MAKEELIQFEGLVTEILPDARYRVQLDAGHEIVAYTAGKMKKNRIKTLAGDRVTIEMSPYDLEKGRLIFRHKDERPSGAPGGPPRGGAQRGGQFRRR, encoded by the coding sequence ATGGCTAAGGAAGAGCTGATCCAGTTCGAAGGACTGGTGACCGAAATCCTCCCCGACGCTCGCTACCGGGTGCAACTCGATGCCGGACACGAGATCGTCGCCTACACCGCCGGCAAGATGAAGAAAAACCGCATCAAGACGCTGGCCGGCGACCGCGTCACGATCGAAATGTCGCCCTACGATCTCGAAAAGGGTCGCCTGATTTTCCGGCACAAGGACGAACGCCCGAGTGGCGCACCCGGCGGTCCGCCGCGGGGCGGCGCGCAGCGCGGCGGTCAGTTCCGCCGCCGATAA
- a CDS encoding cold-shock protein — MSMGTVKWFNATKGYGFIQPDEGGNDVFVHISAVERAGLGTLREGQKISYEIVADRRSGKSSADNLRAAG; from the coding sequence GTGAGCATGGGAACCGTGAAGTGGTTTAACGCGACCAAGGGCTACGGCTTCATCCAGCCGGATGAAGGCGGGAACGACGTGTTCGTGCACATCAGTGCAGTCGAGCGCGCCGGCCTTGGCACTCTGCGTGAAGGCCAGAAGATCTCCTACGAGATCGTTGCTGACCGCCGTTCCGGCAAATCCTCGGCCGACAATCTGCGCGCCGCTGGATAA
- a CDS encoding TadE/TadG family type IV pilus assembly protein, translating to MPLPAHSFARLLRRFRRNRRGVTAVEFALVAPLFFALLFAIIEVALIFFASQVLETATQDSSRFIMTGQAQGASYTQAQFKAYVCGRVTNALFDCNNGIYVDVRSYPSATGFSSVNITPISDPTQVKWCPGKDGDVVVVRLFYQWQLFVTQLGFNASNLPGGKRLLIATATFKNEPSGTAGTTCS from the coding sequence ATGCCGCTGCCCGCTCATTCTTTTGCGCGCCTCCTCCGTCGCTTTCGCCGAAACCGCCGTGGTGTGACCGCGGTCGAATTCGCGTTGGTCGCGCCGCTGTTTTTCGCGTTGCTTTTTGCGATCATCGAAGTGGCACTGATCTTCTTTGCCAGCCAGGTGCTTGAGACGGCGACGCAGGATTCGTCCCGCTTCATCATGACCGGCCAGGCCCAGGGCGCGAGCTATACCCAGGCGCAGTTCAAGGCCTACGTCTGTGGCCGGGTCACCAATGCGCTGTTCGACTGCAACAACGGCATCTATGTCGACGTCCGCAGCTATCCGTCTGCGACAGGCTTCAGCAGCGTCAACATCACGCCGATCTCCGATCCTACCCAGGTGAAATGGTGTCCCGGCAAGGACGGCGACGTCGTGGTGGTCCGGCTGTTCTATCAATGGCAGCTGTTTGTCACCCAGCTCGGCTTCAACGCCTCGAATCTCCCCGGTGGCAAACGGCTCCTGATCGCGACCGCGACATTCAAGAACGAGCCATCCGGAACCGCAGGGACCACATGCTCATGA
- a CDS encoding sterol desaturase family protein has protein sequence MPSLPFEVIEMIGQTMMKVVPITIALALFFTVLTHFWACNPGKPWWQKRELVTDICYWFFVPVFARVLRIGLLVVGAAVVFNVHDADDLIAFYENGHGPLAQLPLWLQSIIFLVASDFMLYWLHRMFHGGGFWKYHAIHHSSEDLEWISAARFHPVNLLIGTITVDVILLMAGISPNIMLWVGPVTTFHSAFVHANLNWTLGPFKYVIATPVFHRWHHTGLEDGGDTNFAGTFPLWDILFGTFRMPEGKLPEDYGVDAEQGVPSEIGGQLAYPFRQ, from the coding sequence ATGCCCAGCCTTCCCTTTGAAGTCATCGAGATGATCGGCCAGACGATGATGAAGGTGGTGCCGATCACGATCGCGCTGGCGCTGTTCTTCACGGTGCTCACTCATTTCTGGGCCTGCAATCCCGGCAAGCCGTGGTGGCAGAAGCGTGAGCTGGTCACCGACATCTGCTACTGGTTCTTCGTGCCGGTGTTCGCCCGCGTGCTGCGGATCGGTCTCCTGGTGGTGGGCGCAGCCGTGGTGTTCAACGTTCACGACGCCGACGATCTGATCGCGTTCTACGAGAACGGACATGGCCCTCTGGCGCAGCTTCCGCTCTGGCTGCAGTCCATTATCTTCCTCGTCGCCTCCGATTTCATGCTGTACTGGCTGCACCGGATGTTCCATGGCGGCGGCTTCTGGAAGTACCACGCCATTCATCACTCTTCCGAGGACCTTGAATGGATCTCGGCGGCACGCTTCCATCCGGTCAATCTTCTGATCGGCACGATCACTGTCGATGTGATCCTGCTGATGGCGGGCATCTCGCCGAACATCATGCTGTGGGTCGGCCCGGTCACCACTTTCCATTCGGCATTCGTGCACGCCAACCTTAACTGGACGCTCGGCCCGTTCAAATACGTGATCGCGACGCCGGTGTTTCACCGCTGGCATCACACCGGGCTCGAGGACGGCGGCGACACCAATTTCGCGGGCACGTTTCCGCTCTGGGATATTCTGTTCGGAACGTTCCGGATGCCCGAAGGCAAGCTTCCGGAAGATTACGGTGTCGATGCCGAGCAGGGCGTGCCGTCCGAGATCGGCGGACAGTTGGCCTATCCGTTCCGGCAATGA
- a CDS encoding Flp family type IVb pilin, with the protein MKNLVSRFVKDESGATAIEYGLIATGIAIAIIAAVNGVGTKLSGTFNTVASSLK; encoded by the coding sequence ATGAAGAACCTCGTCTCGCGCTTCGTGAAGGATGAATCGGGCGCGACCGCCATCGAATACGGCCTGATCGCCACCGGTATCGCCATCGCGATCATCGCTGCCGTCAACGGCGTCGGCACCAAGCTCTCGGGCACCTTCAACACGGTCGCCAGCTCGCTGAAGTAA